Within Alcaligenes sp. SDU_A2, the genomic segment GACGAATATCTGCCTAAGATTTACGATCCCAGCAAAGTAGACGCTTTCGAGTATATCGAGCAGCAGCAGGCCGAAGACATGACCCGGCGTCTGGCGGCCGAAGAAGGCATTTGCGCCGGCATATCATCGGGCGGCGCTCTGGTAGCCGCTATGCGCGTGGCCCAGCGGGTCCAGAACGCCACGATCGTGTTTATTGTCTGCGACCGTGGCGACCGGTATCTGTCTACCGGCGTGTTTAATTAATTAGGGTCGCCGTAACCCATCTGCTGGGCCAGTTCGGAGGCCAGGTCAGCCACTGAACTGGCGTAAAAGTAGCTGCGGTTGTAGTGGGTAATGGCAAAGAAATTAGGCGTGCCCAAGCGGTATTCCGTGGTGTTGCGTGGCTCGTCCACCAGGTTGACCACGCCGAGCAAGGACTGTTGCCACGGGCCGGGGTGCCGGGTCTGTCCGTGCGCGCGGGCACCTGCTTGGCTCAGTTCCGTCCAGTTGCGTTTGGGGTAGATGCCACCGTCCACCATGGATTTGCTGGCCGTGCTTAGTCGGGCGGGAGCAAAGACGGGCAAACCCGGCTCCCAGCCGTGCGCGCGCAAAAAGTTGGCGATGGACGCCATTGCATCGACAGGGTTGTTGCGCAGGTCGATGCGTCCGTCGCCGTTGCCGTCTACTGCGTAGCGGATCAGACTGCCAGGCATGAACTGTGGCATGCCCATGGCACCGGCAAAGGAGCCTTGCACGATGCGCGCGTCCAGTTCGCCTTCGTGGTGCAGTTGGATCAGGTCCGCTAATTGGTCGCGAAATAATTGGCCACGTTCGGGGCGGCTGTTGTCCGGGTAGGCAAAGCCAAGAGAAAACAAGGCGTCCAGCACCTTGAAGTCCCCCATGATCTGTCCGTATACCGTTTCAACGCCCAGAATCGCCACGATGACCGAAGGAGCCACGCCGTAGGCTTGCGATATGCGATCCAGGTCGTCGCGGTGGGACTGCCAGAAGGCGATGCCGCGGCGGATGCGGATCGGGTCTACATTACGCTGTCTATAGGTGACCCAGCTGCGCTTGATGCGCCCGCCGGTGGGACGCATCAGCTTAACGGCGGTGGCATTGTACTGAGCTTGCTGCAGCAGGTCGGTGACCAGCTCCAACGGTACTTGGCGGGTAGTGGATACATC encodes:
- the mltB gene encoding lytic murein transglycosylase B; translation: MFRPTRILQAALIALTTAGCAATPSSVAPTPAKPSGAAASSPAKPVSGTVAIKSLDEPPPIRAGQSIAGRTQFFTATGQLNADIAAYARDVSTTRQVPLELVTDLLQQAQYNATAVKLMRPTGGRIKRSWVTYRQRNVDPIRIRRGIAFWQSHRDDLDRISQAYGVAPSVIVAILGVETVYGQIMGDFKVLDALFSLGFAYPDNSRPERGQLFRDQLADLIQLHHEGELDARIVQGSFAGAMGMPQFMPGSLIRYAVDGNGDGRIDLRNNPVDAMASIANFLRAHGWEPGLPVFAPARLSTASKSMVDGGIYPKRNWTELSQAGARAHGQTRHPGPWQQSLLGVVNLVDEPRNTTEYRLGTPNFFAITHYNRSYFYASSVADLASELAQQMGYGDPN